TCATTAACAAAACCCCTATCAAGTTTTTCAAAAATCAACTCATCATGATTTTTAAATCTCCTATTACACCAAGTATaaggatttccaaaagaataaacttcattcatcttcattTCTACTAGACTTCTTCTAACAAAATTAggagggaaggaattattcagaTTACCACCCTGTTTTTCAGAAGCATTTAGAATGAAATTAAAATCCCCTAGAAGTAACCAAGGTCCTTTATTAGATATATTCATGTTGTTAAGAAAATTCCATTAATTCTTTATTCCAATGTTATTGAGAGCTCCATAGATAAAAGTCATAATGCAATTTTTAATCCCAGGAGTAACATCACACAAAACATGAATCATATTAAAAGATCTATTTAATATTTCTATGGAAGACTTAGCAAAATAACCTAAAGCAATACCCCCATATTTTCCTTCAACAAGAATAATATACCAAGAGTCATACGGAAAATGGTGTGTGTATTTTCTAACAGTTTCTATATCTACCATGGTTTCAATAAGACAAATAGCATCAATTTTGTTTTTCCTAAATATATTAGCTAAATGCAACCATTTCTTATCAAAACAGCACCCATTCATGTTCCAGCAAAGAAACTTCATGACTTAAAATAACACAGTGAAatagaacaaaaagaaaatcctaaattaaaaatataaaaaagaatCAGAGAAAAAACTTACAAGGTTATGAGCAGAAGGAGGATCAGCATTCATAGAGTCCATCGAATCCACCATCATGAGATTAACTTcattttcaaaatcttcttcagaGATGAGAGGTTCCGGAGGCAACACAACTAAAGGAGTCGGTTCAAGCATTATTTCCTTATCAATACAATCCCCTATGTCTGAATTTCCTAAGTCCACATTCTCAGTGATCGGATTTATAAACATTTCATATGTATAACTCAATTCAGTAGAGGAGTTAAAAATGTTTTTGGTTTACATCGTGCACATCAGTTACTCAATCTTCAGTCTCTCGTACTGTCTTCACAAGCTCTTGCTTGATTTATATATGTCACTTGGCTAGTTGTGTTTGCCACATCCAGCCAGCGCAAAAATGATAAACTATGAATTATTTCTTAGAACAGGCTTAATAAATCAATACACAGTGTGAATAACACAATATTAGTGGACGGAACACATGGGCCATTTTTTTTAATGATCTCAATCACCGTATGCTTAAAACTTTATATGTCGATCCAAAATGATTGCTAGATTGAAAGATGGCCTGTCTGTTTGATGAAGTTGActttaccaattttttttttttgctaagaaaattcATTCAATACTAAAACAAAAGGATACAAATTTTGGTTCAATAAATGAGGATAGTCAACTTCCCAAAAACCTGTTAAACTCTGCCTTCTACTGTATTTAACTGCTTTGTCAGCCAATGAATTTAAGTCACTCCTGATATATTCGAATTTAGAGAAGTAGATGTTGTTAACTAAGGCTAAACAATCATCTAAAATGGAGCAAGCAGACAAGCTAATCTGGTCACTAGTTTTATTCAAATAGGAAATGGCATTACTCGAGTCACTTCTGATACTGATGGAAGATAGATTTATGGATTTACTCCACTTGATAGCTTCAAAAACTGCCGGACTTTCTGCCTCTTCCACACTTCCAGTTAATCCATGGGTATTCTGCACCCTTTGTACGTAGATACATGTTAAATCAATACAAACAatacaaattccatatttatcaGTATCTTTGTCATAAGAAGCATCACAATAGATGATATGACAACCATTTGGTAATTCTGCATTATTAGGTGGTTCAGAATTAATACAATTGAACGACTGGATGCTTGAGATGTTTCTGTTGAGATGAGACATGGTTTCATTACATAGTCGCATAGACCATCTAACAGTGACAATGTGATTTCAACAGTTTATTTTGAAAAACTCTGTAGCATCTTTCTGTCCATATACTCCATCCAGTAGTAAATAAAGCACAAATTATATCGTTAGAAATAGAGTTAACAAGCCACTTATGAATCCAGTCTTTTATGCTAATGTTCGACCCGGCATCTTGAAGGACTAAGTGATCACTGGGAATTAGTTGACTTTACATATTTCCCATCCCCAATTTTTCCTAAATCATATTCCAAAAACAATAATTAAATTCTCTATAACTCTTTCTATAACGGGTAAACATAACTCACCCGATTATCAACACCCACCgtcttcctttttcctctctcaaTCTCAACCTAACtatatcattattgaaacctCTGTAACTCATAATAGCACCAAGGCATATATTACCACTATATCCAGTAATATCTATAAGCATGATCTGTTAAAGGTTTATATTAGAACTAATTAAAAAATTGGTTTTGCTTTTTATTCGActtttaattttatattgatGCAACAGAAACTAAGCGTAAAAGAATCAGAAGTTTGGAACTGGTTACTTTTTAATACCTAGTGAAACATGATGTTTTGATTTGATATTCTTTAATTCAATTAGGTTTTAATTAGATCTAGTACCCCCAAGTTTAACAATTTTCATATCAATGAATTCTTTCTTCAAGGAAATAAAGGAAAGTTGGGAATCCGATCTCACCTGGTAAAGATAATGATTTGCAGATTAATTTCCAAACTtgattaacttagtcatggaGATGGTGATTAGATTTTAAATTAACTTTGATGATCAAAGATTATTAGAATTTAGAGTGAGTTTTACTTACCTAAATATAAAAAGAGTCACATGGAATTTCAGTTGTGTACGTAGTTGGTATGGGATTTAGGAAAACTGTGGAtaagaaataggtaaaaccaaAAAACAATGACATCTCATTCTTGTTTTATGTGTCACATAAAATGAAACAGTACACTTTATAGGATCGGAGAAATAAGTTTTTTCATGAATATTGACATCTCTCCTCTCACAAAAATCTACGATATATAAAAAATGACTGGTGATGATAGTTGCTTCCTAATTACATAAACAAGTTCATGTTCTGAAACAAACTGAATACAAGCTTACAGGGTACCACATAAAAAGGTTAGCAAACAAATTGAGATGCCGGAGTAAACTATAAAGAATAATAACTACATTAATTAATAATAAGTGCTACGGAGAAATTCATACAAATGAAGAAATTCATGTGtgtttgtttatcttttattcgTAAAACCTTttgttctttattttctattACACATCTTCATGATGATTTTTTGGTATTCTTAAACAACCTACAAACTATAAAGTAGGAGATTTAAAGGCATGTTTACCATcatacaaaaaaaataacatcaaactTTTGAGATAATTTGAATTTAACCGCGTCAATGGATCCGCTTTGTTTACCAAATTATCATGTACCAATTTGACCAATTTGACAAATGATGCCCTTAAAAAAGTGGAGTGTTTGACTTTGATTCGAGAATTTACAGTTTTACAATCCACCAGGAGTTAATAAGGGGTCGGTCTGTAATAGAAGTAATGCATAGTCACCAGGAATAGCTGGGCCAAATGTTTTATGATTTAGACCAATAACTGTAAGCTTAAAATGTGGTATGCCGGCCCAAAACAACTACTGAAGATGGCTTGTTGGTTATGTTAAGATGACAGGACAAAATTGGCATCCCAAGCCTTGGTTTAAGTGTGTCACATAAAATGGAACTCGCAAAACACATTTTACATGATAGAAGAAATTAATTTGCCATGAAACTTGGCATCTCCGAtagattaaagagagataaaaaaTAGCTATAGTGATAGATGATGTATTTCTTCCTGCCAAACAACTGAACTCAAGTTAAGCTGTAAACTGAGGTACTAcaaaagagggaaaaaaaaaaagaaattgagatgtTAAAGTAAACTATAAAGAACAATTTCTTTCGCGAATAACAATAATGGCGGGAGCGGAGAAAATTGTCATCGTAGTTGTTATAAACAAAAAGACAGTAACGAGAGCTAGTATCAACTTATGGTAACGATATTGGTAAATCATGCTTTAGGTAACGGGTTATTAATATtgagaagaacaacaagagagatgtGCTCGATACAAAAAGGGGAGTTTTATCAAAAACTTACATCAGAAACTATGACAACCTTGAAAGCCGTTGACATTAAATCAGAAGATTTAAACATACATGCACTTGAGCTTAATTATTCAAAACTTCAGAAGATTATACAAACATTTTGGGTATTTGGTTCTTCTTGTTAACATATTATGATATTTACATGAAAATAACCATTATATTTAAAGTTCTTAGCAGAGTAAATCAAATTAAAGAACTTAGAAATCGACGCACAAAGAACAACCAATCCATCTTTGATTTCCTTGGGTATATGCGCCTAGGCTAGCAATTCTACAAGATCATCTAGTGATTTCATTGTCTTCTCGTAGTAAAGGTACGATTCATACACTTTCGGTGTTCGAACATAGGTATCAAACTGCACAACACAAAAAAAGAGAcgtaaaacaaagttaaaacaaTATCTCTACTCTCTATGGCCCATTAGCTTATCAGTTAATTAGAGCGTCTTGCTAATAAATACAAGTTCAAAATTAGAAACGCACCTCAGCCATGTTATCCACCAATTCATTTGCTTTGTTCACGTATGCCTTTCGACTTCTCTCCGGCAAGGTCGTCATAGCATTCTTAAGATCCTGAGAAAGATAAGCTTGTTTGAGTCTAATGTAAAAGATAACATACCTCCATGACATAGTATCAAGCATTTCTCTTATACTATGTAAGCCCTCAGCAGTTTGTCTAATTCTTGCCACTGCATCTTCCGGAGAGAGTCCCGgttcgaaaaacctttccttgaTAAATGACCTCGTACCCCAAGCTTCAGCTAAGGCCATAGGCGTCACTTGTaatccaccaccaacaccaatTGCCAATGAAGTTGTTAAGATGGTTGAGATTAGTTTCCGTCTCCCATTAGAGGTTTCTTTGTTGGTTATTAATCGGGGAATGGGTGTCGATTGATTTCCATGGGATTTCTGAGTGTAGCAAACAACCATGGATTTAGCCAAACTAGCCATGGTTGGATAGAACTCAAAAAAATTTTGTTGATAAGACGCTGGGGAAGAAATTTGAAGAAATATACTACACAAATTCTAGCCAACCTAAGATAACCTAGCATTTTGACACGTGGCAAATGTTATCTACTTAAAAGGATACATCCTGTGTACAGTTACAGTGGAGTACTGGACTTCATCACTTGATGCACATAACCTCTACCTAGGATACCAAAATGCTACATGCCCCAAA
Above is a genomic segment from Papaver somniferum cultivar HN1 chromosome 10, ASM357369v1, whole genome shotgun sequence containing:
- the LOC113317379 gene encoding photosynthetic NDH subunit of lumenal location 2, chloroplastic-like — protein: MASLAKSMVVCYTQKSHGNQSTPIPRLITNKETSNGRRKLISTILTTSLAIGVGGGLQVTPMALAEAWGTRSFIKERFFEPGLSPEDAVARIRQTAEGLHSIREMLDTMSWRYVIFYIRLKQAYLSQDLKNAMTTLPERSRKAYVNKANELVDNMAEFDTYVRTPKVYESYLYYEKTMKSLDDLVELLA